In Acropora palmata chromosome 7, jaAcrPala1.3, whole genome shotgun sequence, one genomic interval encodes:
- the LOC141887150 gene encoding uncharacterized protein LOC141887150, whose amino-acid sequence MQTGEEVQELEKFKREATNILESAKFPVHKWESDIEYLESEDSTNPSKILGIVWDKRDDMLETQVPRPPDDQPLTKRAILSHLASIYDPLGMISPTTVKGKQIYRDACDETKGWNAEVSDQLRREWIKWANQLKTVRVPRSVARGMGRVQAVHLHVFADASNIACSAVTIAVVKGETGVVKGLLTSKSKISKRNTSIARLELVGGQMAANMVRNLQNALKRWPIVTTTVWMDSMVALYWIRNPGKSWKVFVTNRVRKIAEITQETGIEWRYCPTDRNLADLGSRGVSIEKMQREKWFEGPEWLLKEEEWAEQPN is encoded by the coding sequence ATGCAGACCGGAGAAGAAGTGCAGGAACTAGAAAAGTTCAAACGGGAAGCGACCAATATCCTGGAAAGTGCGAAGTTTCCTGTCCACAAATGGGAATCAGACATTGAATACCTGGAAAGCGAAGACTCAACAAACCCTAGCAAAATTCTTGGGATAGTATGGGACAAGAGGGATGACATGTTGGAGACTCAAGTACCAAGGCCTCCTGACGACCAGCCGTTAACCAAGAGAGCGATACTGAGCCACCTTGCAAGTATTTACGACCCGCTAGGGATGATTTCGCCCACAACTGTGAAAGGGAAGCAGATCTACAGGGACGCATGCGACGAGACAAAGGGATGGAACGCAGAAGTTTCAGACCAGCTGAGGAGAGAGTGGATCAAGTGGGCTAATCAACTAAAAACTGTCAGGGTTCCAAGGAGTGTAGCAAGAGGAATGGGTCGAGTACAAGCTGTACATCTTCACGTGTTTGCTGATGCCAGCAACATTGCTTGCTCTGCAGTGACCATAGCCGTAGTCAAAGGAGAGACAGGAGTGGTAAAGGGTCTACTAACATCAAAATCGAAAATCTCAAAACGAAACACGTCCATAGCGAGGCTAGAATTGGTTGGCGGACAGATGGCAGCTAACATGGTCCGAAATCTACAAAATGCACTGAAACGATGGCCCATCGTTACCACAACCGTATGGATGGACAGTATGGTGGCGCTGTACTGGATCAGAAATCCGGGAAAATCTTGGAAGGTTTTCGTAACAAATCGAGTGAGGAAGATTGCTGAGATCACCCAAGAGACGGGAATCGAGTGGAGATATTGCCCGACTGACAGGAACCTGGCAGATTTAGGAAGTCGTGGCGTCTCAATAGAGAAGATGCAGAGAGAAAAGTGGTTTGAGGGACCGGAGTGGTTGTTAAAGGAGGAGGAATGGGCAGAGCAACCGAACTAA
- the LOC141887151 gene encoding uncharacterized protein LOC141887151 — MLYSAEKERDEWDTLLDRSKLWRTLRVTAWALRFEHTLLTKRHKTKKRTGSLTTEELSYAKDQWIRKEQAGVQPDVKSPDWKLVIEENTGILKCKGRIPGYQPMYIEGGVFADKLIRHIHEKTNHLGVASTMAVVREEWWIPQLRSKVKKIVNSCYLCKVFSTRPYGPTEAAALPPFRTECGQSFETTGIDFAGPLSYKISKKEQGKCHILIFTCATSRAVHLEMTKSQTAEEFQRKLNGFITRRTRPKRMVSDNAAVFKTTAAWIRKIRKSEELQDFLALTADNLAVQPIKIAVVGRVIRKANQRGEENLVQDNGENTPRVRAS; from the coding sequence atgcTTTATTCAGCGGAGAAGGAACGTGATGAGTGGGACACACTCCTTGATAGAAGCAAGCTCTGGAGAACCCTCCGAGTGACTGCGTGGGCACTACGGTTCGAACATACCTTACTCACCAAGAGACACAAAACGAAGAAGAGAACGGGGTCGTTGACGACCGAAGAGTTGAGTTACGCAAAAGACCAATGGATAAGGAAGGAACAGGCAGGAGTGCAACCAGATGTCAAGAGCCCCGATTGGAAGTTAGTAATAGAAGAAAACACTGGCATTCTCAAATGCAAGGGCAGGATCCCGGGTTACCAGCCGATGTACATTGAGGGAGGAGTATTTGCAGACAAGCTCATACGTCATATTCacgaaaaaacaaaccaccTAGGAGTCGCAAGCACCATGGCAGTAGTGAGAGAGGAGTGGTGGATACCTCAACTGAGATCGAAGGTGAAGAAGATAGTCAATAGCTGCTACTTGTGTAAAGTGTTTAGCACTCGACCATATGGGCCAACAGAAGCAGCTGCACTACCGCCATTCCGCACAGAATGTGGACAATCATTTGAGACCACAGGGATTGACTTCGCAGGACCCCTCAGTTACAAGATTTCCAAGAAAGAGCAAGGCAAGTGTCACATCTTGATATTCACATGTGCAACATCACGAGCAGTGCACTTGGAGATGACTAAGTCACAAACAGCAGAGGAATTCCAGAGAAAACTCAACGGGTTCATCACGCGCCGTACCAGACCAAAACGCATGGTGTCGGACAACGCAGCCGTCTTCAAAACCACAGCCGCCTGGATCAGAAAGATACGCAAGAGTGAAGAATTGCAAGACTTCCTGGCGTTAACAGCAGATAACTTGGCAGTTCAACCTATCAAGATCGCCGTGGTGGGGAGGGTTATACGAAAGGCTAATCAAAGAGGTGAAGAGAACCTTGTACAAGACAATGGGGAGAACACACCTAGAGTACGCGCAAGTTGA
- the LOC141887152 gene encoding uncharacterized protein LOC141887152, which produces MDIERHLNNRPLTYMESETGEEKMLTPNAIMWRQEAYTIENIELDRDEVTKLQVRLNEKRQHVWQRWKKEYIHGLMESHRITRDESDYPEIGEIVLVIGDQKNRGEWKKGRVLRHIRGRDGVIRGVGLLHRGNQIQRPLQLVCPLEIRSRLGHEGNTEELAETRVQGRTIERRRAALDAGAKIRMIAADE; this is translated from the coding sequence ATGGATATCGAACGACACCTCAACAACCGTCCCCTGACGTACATGGAAAGCGAAACAGGAGAAGAGAAAATGCTGACGCCCAACGCGATAATGTGGAGACAAGAGGCGTACACCATAGAAAACATAGAGTTAGACAGAGATGAAGTCACCAAATTACAAGTGCGTTTGAatgagaaaaggcaacatgtGTGGCAGAGGTGGAAGAAGGAGTATATTCACGGCCTCATGGAAAGTCACCGGATCACGAGAGACGAGAGCGATTACCCAGAGATCGGAGAGATCGTGCTTGTCATCGGTGACCAGAAGAACAGAGGAGAATGGAAGAAAGGTCGTGTTCTGAGACACATCAGAGGTAGAGACGGAGTCATACGGGGAGTTGGCTTACTGCacagaggaaatcaaatccaGCGGCCACTCCAGCTGGTATGTCCCCTTGAAATACGAAGCCGACTGGGACACGAAGGGAACACGGAGGAGTTAGCAGAGACGAGAGTACAAGGTCGAACCATTGAGAGAAGAAGAGCAGCATTAGATGCAGGAGCAAAAATCAGAATGATCGCCGCAGATGAATGA